In a single window of the Nicotiana tomentosiformis chromosome 8, ASM39032v3, whole genome shotgun sequence genome:
- the LOC104120999 gene encoding histone deacetylase 2 isoform X4 translates to MCLLLRHPFDASKWGRICRFLSKNGIVDQKHIVEPVEATKDDLLVVHSESYLKSLNSSLNVSKIVEVGGTIVAAKLAKERGWAINVGGGFHHCSSERGGGFCVYADISLCIHFAFVHLNISRVMIIDLDAHQGNGHEMDFSEDRRVFILDMYNPGIYPLDFEARRYIDLGIEVQSGTATDEYLTKLDHALEVAEKKFDPDFVVYNAGTDILDGDPLGRLKISPDGIASRDEKVFRFARERNIPLIMLTSGGYMKSSARVIADSIINLSEKSLIDMKSLPAGKA, encoded by the exons ATGTGCCTCCTTCTAAG GCATCCATTTGACGCTTCAAAATGGGGTCGAATCTGCCGGTTTCTCTCTAAGAACGGTATCGTGGATCAAAAGCATATAGTTGAGCCTGTGGAGGCAACAAAAGATGATCTGCTAGTG GTGCATTCAGAATCATACTTGAAAAGTTTGAATAGCAGCTTGAATGTCTCCAAGATTGTTGAG GTGGGAGGAACAATCGTGGCTGCAAAGCTTGCAAAAGAACGAGGATGGGCTATTAATGTTGGTGGTGGATTTCATCATTGTTCATCAGAGAGGGGAGGCGGTTTTTGTGTTTATGCTGATATATCTCTTTGTATACATTTTGCATTTGTGCATTTAAATATCTCAAG AGTCATGATAATCGACCTTGATGCACACCAAGGAAATGGCCATGAAATGGACTTCTCCGAGGACA GAAGAGTCTTTATCCTTGATATGTACAATCCTGGAATTTATCCACTT GATTTTGAAGCCAGGCGGTACATTGATCTAGGAATCGAAGTTCAG AGTGGGACTGCAACAGATGAATACTTGACTAAGCTAGATCATGCACTTGAG GTTGCAGAGAAGAAATTTGATCCCGATTTTGTTGTCTATAATGCTGGCACTGATATTTTGGATGGGGATCCACTTGGCAGGTTGAAG ATCAGTCCTGATGGCATTGCTAGTAGGGACGAAAAGGTTTTCAGGTTTGCTAGAGAGAGAAACATCCCCCTCATCATGCTCACATCAG GCGGTTACATGAAATCCAGTGCCAGAGTTATTGCTGATTCAATCATAAATCTCTCTGAGAAATCCCTTATAGACATGAAAAGTTTACCAGCTGGAAAAGCATAG
- the LOC104120999 gene encoding histone deacetylase 2 isoform X2 codes for MSTASSSKTDDAEALRRHRILSSKLYLDVPPSKVPLIYSSSYDISFLGIEKLHPFDASKWGRICRFLSKNGIVDQKHIVEPVEATKDDLLVVHSESYLKSLNSSLNVSKIVEVGGTIVAAKLAKERGWAINVGGGFHHCSSERGGGFCVYADISLCIHFAFVHLNISRVMIIDLDAHQGNGHEMDFSEDRRVFILDMYNPGIYPLDFEARRYIDLGIEVQSGTATDEYLTKLDHALEVAEKKFDPDFVVYNAGTDILDGDPLGRLKISPDGIASRDEKVFRFARERNIPLIMLTSGGYMKSSARVIADSIINLSEKSLIDMKSLPAGKA; via the exons ATGTCGACAGCATCTTCATCCAAAACCGACGACGCCGAAGCTCTACGTCGGCATCGTATTCTCTCTAGCAAGCTGTATTTGGATGTGCCTCCTTCTAAG GTTCCGTTGATATACTCGTCATCCTATGACATTTCTTTTCTCGGTATTGAGAAACT GCATCCATTTGACGCTTCAAAATGGGGTCGAATCTGCCGGTTTCTCTCTAAGAACGGTATCGTGGATCAAAAGCATATAGTTGAGCCTGTGGAGGCAACAAAAGATGATCTGCTAGTG GTGCATTCAGAATCATACTTGAAAAGTTTGAATAGCAGCTTGAATGTCTCCAAGATTGTTGAG GTGGGAGGAACAATCGTGGCTGCAAAGCTTGCAAAAGAACGAGGATGGGCTATTAATGTTGGTGGTGGATTTCATCATTGTTCATCAGAGAGGGGAGGCGGTTTTTGTGTTTATGCTGATATATCTCTTTGTATACATTTTGCATTTGTGCATTTAAATATCTCAAG AGTCATGATAATCGACCTTGATGCACACCAAGGAAATGGCCATGAAATGGACTTCTCCGAGGACA GAAGAGTCTTTATCCTTGATATGTACAATCCTGGAATTTATCCACTT GATTTTGAAGCCAGGCGGTACATTGATCTAGGAATCGAAGTTCAG AGTGGGACTGCAACAGATGAATACTTGACTAAGCTAGATCATGCACTTGAG GTTGCAGAGAAGAAATTTGATCCCGATTTTGTTGTCTATAATGCTGGCACTGATATTTTGGATGGGGATCCACTTGGCAGGTTGAAG ATCAGTCCTGATGGCATTGCTAGTAGGGACGAAAAGGTTTTCAGGTTTGCTAGAGAGAGAAACATCCCCCTCATCATGCTCACATCAG GCGGTTACATGAAATCCAGTGCCAGAGTTATTGCTGATTCAATCATAAATCTCTCTGAGAAATCCCTTATAGACATGAAAAGTTTACCAGCTGGAAAAGCATAG
- the LOC104121017 gene encoding transcription factor MYBS3-like, which produces MGRKCSHCGITGHNSRTCKPQKTKIDGKNEDATSNIGMKLFGVKLEIPKTSSFASTASMKKSFSVGCLQNSSKISSSTAGSFTSNCKMFSDENLDYKVSNGYLSDHELVGRTSDKKKGVPWTEEEHRIFLVGLEKLGKGDWRGISRKFVTTRTPTQVASHAQKYFLRQNSLNRTKRRRSLFDKVGMDKSTILLFDKSVTKTKESRSKSTEDDETNISMITFSTSPSKDSKLATFVNLPFINSSDYISFQDSPKPDLELTLAVPRQLNNQRRKSGGLLGGNTITVV; this is translated from the exons ATGGGGAGGAAATGCTCGCACTGTGGTATAACTGGTCACAATTCACGAACCTGTAAACCTCAGAAGACAAAAATTGATGGAAAAAATGAAGATGCTACGTCCAATATTGGTATGAAACTTTTTGGTGTGAAGCTTGAAATACCAAAAACATCTTCTTTTGCTAGTACTGCTTCAATGAAGAAGAGTTTTAGTGTTGGTTGCCTTCAGAATTCGTCGAAAATTTCTTCTTCAACAGCTGGATCTTTTACTTCCAATTGTAAGATGTTTTCAGATGAAAACCTGGATTATAAAGTGTCGAATGGTTATCTTTCTGATCATGAATTGGTTGGAAGAACTTCAGATAAGAAAAAAG GAGTTCCATGGACAGAAGAAGAACACAGGATATTTCTAGTTGGATTGGAAAAACTTGGAAAAGGAGACTGGAGGGGCATTTCTAGGAAATTTGTCACAACAAGGACACCAACCCAAGTAGCAAGTCATGCCCAAAAGTATTTTCTTCGCCAAAATTCTCTCAATAGAACCAAGCGGAGACGCAGTCTCTTTGACAAG GTTGGGATGGATAAATCAACTATCTTACTGTTTGATAAAAGTGTTACCAAGACAAAAGAAAGCAGATCCAAGTCAACAGAGGATGATGAAACAAATATTTCCATGATAACTTTTAGTACTTCACCAAGCAAAGATTCAAAGTTAGCAACATTCGTTAATCTCCCATTTATTAATtcaagtgattatatttcatttcAAGATTCACCAAAGCCAGACCTAGAGCTCACCCTTGCAGTACCAAGGCAACTCAATAATCAAAGAAGAAAATCAGGTGGTCTTCTTGGTGGAAATACAATTACTGTCGTTTGA
- the LOC104121010 gene encoding K(+) efflux antiporter 4 codes for MSARSQRRSSSPLTSFLAKLSTVSAITLLLLCIAFVSVLALAFALPESDQQLDGGGSSSGNASELSSGPRSSPKEDSFADMIDRALEKEFTENDQTEVNDAGSFNNSVAEQQAVLETVARVKPKKNDTKKEDKSFQLHHVFKLDNDQGAEETPTLIDRKDNVFIISNFKSKYPVLQLDLRLISDLVVVIVSATCGGIAFACAGQPVITGYLLAGSVVGPGGFKLVSEMVQVETVAQFGVIFLLFALGLEFSTAKLRVVRAVAVLGGLLQVMLFMCLCGITASLCGGKSSEGVFVGAFLSMSSTAVVLKFLMEKNSTNALHGQVTIGTLILQDCAVGLLFALLPILGGTSNFLQGLISMTKSLVVLLSFLAILSILSRTCVPWFLKLMISLSSQTNELYQLASVAFCLLVAWCSDKLGLSLELGSFAAGVMISTTDLAQHTLEQVEPIRNFFAALFLASIGMLIHVHFLWNHVDILLASVILVVIVKTAVTSAVVKAFGYNNKTSLLVGMSLAQIGEFAFVLLSRASNLHLVEGKLYLLLLGTTALSLVTTPLLFKLIPAVVHLGVLLRWFPPDSPSELGFKSDNFRSDSAKQRIALISKDLIHEG; via the exons ATGAGTGCTCGGAGTCAGAGGAGATCATCCTCGCCTTTAACATCCTTTTTGGCAAAGCTGTCAACAGTTTCAGCAATTACTCTATTGCTGCTTTGTATCGCTTTTGTTTCTGTATTAGCACTTGCATTTGCGCTTCCCGAATCAGATCAGCAGCTCGATGGAGGAGGAAGTAGTAGCGGCAATGCTAGTGAATTGAGCAGTGGACCTCGAAGTAGTCCTAAAGAGGATAGTTTTGCTGATATGATCGATCGGGCTCTCGAAAAAGAGTTCACTGAAAATGATCAAACCGAAG TTAATGATGCGGGCAGCTTCAATAATAGTGTGGCCGAGCAGCAG GCAGTGTTGGAGACTGTGGCGAGAGTTAAGCCCAAGAAAAATGACACAAAGAAAGAGGACAA ATCCTTTCAACTTCATCATGTTTTCAAGCTTGATAATGATCAAGGAGCAGAAGAAACCCCAACTTTGATAGATAGGAAG GACAATGTCTTCATCATATCTAATTTCAAGTCCAAGTATCCAGTGTTACAGTTAGATTTGAG GTTGATATCAGATCTGGTAGTGGTCATTGTTTCTGCAACATGTGGTGGAATTGCTTTTGCTTGTGCTGGTCAACCG GTTATAACTGGATACTTACTAGCAGGATCTGTCGTTGGACCTGGAGGCTTCAAACTTGTTAGTGAAATGGTGCAA GTTGAGACAGTGGCTCAGTTCGGtgtaatttttcttctttttgcttTGGGGCTGGAGTTCTCAACAGCAAAG CTTCGTGTTGTTCGAGCAGTTGCAGTTCTTGGAGGACTGCTTCAAGTTATGCTTTTTATGTGTCTCTGTGGAATTACAGCTTCG TTGTGTGGCGGTAAATCTTCAGAGGGTGTATTTGTTGGAGCATTTCTCTCAATGTCTTCTACAGCAGTG GTGTTGAAGTTTTTGATGGAAAAGAATAGTACAAATGCCCTTCATGGCCAGGTTACAATTGGCACACTTATTTTGCAG GATTGTGCTGTAGGTCTGCTCTTTGCTTTGCTTCCAATCTTGGGAGGCACTTCCAATTTTCTGCAAGGGTTAATATCGATGACGAAGTC GTTGGTCGTGTTGCTCTCATTTTTGGCTATTTTGTCAATATTATCACGGACATGTGTGCCATGGTTCCTGAAGCTGATGATAAGCTTATCATCACAG ACCAATGAACTTTATCAATTGGCTTCAGTGGCATTTTGCCTCCTTGTAGCCTGG TGCAGTGACAAGCTAGGTCTAAGCTTAGAGTTGGGTTCATTTGCTGCTGGAGTGATGATTTCAACAACTGATCTTGCCCAACATACTCTTGAACAA GTTGAACCCATACGCAATTTCTTTGCAGCTCTTTTTCTCGCCAGTATTGGGATGCTCATCCATGTCCATTTCCTCTGGAACCATGTAGATATCCTACTGGCATCAGTGATACTAGTGGTCATTGTGAAAACTGCTGTGACTTCTGCAGTTGTTAAGGCCTTTGGCTACAACAACAAAACTTCACTGCTA GTTGGTATGTCTCTAGCACAAATAGGAGAATTCGCTTTTGTGCTGCTCAGTCGTGCTTCTAATCTCCATCTTGTTGAG GGAAAATTGTACCTGCTGCTTCTAGGGACTACAGCTCTCAGTCTG GTGACTACTCCATTGCTTTTCAAGCTTATACCTGCTGTAGTTCACCTTGGTGTGCTGCTTAGGTGGTTCCCACCTGATAGTCCAAGCGAG TTGGGATTCAAAAGTGACAACTTCCGCTCTGATAGTGCTAAGCAAAGAATTGCACTGATATCCAAGGATCTGATTCATGAAGGTTAA
- the LOC104120999 gene encoding histone deacetylase 2 isoform X1, with amino-acid sequence MSTASSSKTDDAEALRRHRILSSKLYLDVPPSKVPLIYSSSYDISFLGIEKLHPFDASKWGRICRFLSKNGIVDQKHIVEPVEATKDDLLVVHSESYLKSLNSSLNVSKIVEVPPAAMLPNCLVQQKVLRPFRKQVGGTIVAAKLAKERGWAINVGGGFHHCSSERGGGFCVYADISLCIHFAFVHLNISRVMIIDLDAHQGNGHEMDFSEDRRVFILDMYNPGIYPLDFEARRYIDLGIEVQSGTATDEYLTKLDHALEVAEKKFDPDFVVYNAGTDILDGDPLGRLKISPDGIASRDEKVFRFARERNIPLIMLTSGGYMKSSARVIADSIINLSEKSLIDMKSLPAGKA; translated from the exons ATGTCGACAGCATCTTCATCCAAAACCGACGACGCCGAAGCTCTACGTCGGCATCGTATTCTCTCTAGCAAGCTGTATTTGGATGTGCCTCCTTCTAAG GTTCCGTTGATATACTCGTCATCCTATGACATTTCTTTTCTCGGTATTGAGAAACT GCATCCATTTGACGCTTCAAAATGGGGTCGAATCTGCCGGTTTCTCTCTAAGAACGGTATCGTGGATCAAAAGCATATAGTTGAGCCTGTGGAGGCAACAAAAGATGATCTGCTAGTG GTGCATTCAGAATCATACTTGAAAAGTTTGAATAGCAGCTTGAATGTCTCCAAGATTGTTGAG GTCCCTCCTGCTGCAATGCTTCCCAATTGCCTTGTGCAGCAGAAAGTGCTTCGCCCTTTCCGCAAGCAG GTGGGAGGAACAATCGTGGCTGCAAAGCTTGCAAAAGAACGAGGATGGGCTATTAATGTTGGTGGTGGATTTCATCATTGTTCATCAGAGAGGGGAGGCGGTTTTTGTGTTTATGCTGATATATCTCTTTGTATACATTTTGCATTTGTGCATTTAAATATCTCAAG AGTCATGATAATCGACCTTGATGCACACCAAGGAAATGGCCATGAAATGGACTTCTCCGAGGACA GAAGAGTCTTTATCCTTGATATGTACAATCCTGGAATTTATCCACTT GATTTTGAAGCCAGGCGGTACATTGATCTAGGAATCGAAGTTCAG AGTGGGACTGCAACAGATGAATACTTGACTAAGCTAGATCATGCACTTGAG GTTGCAGAGAAGAAATTTGATCCCGATTTTGTTGTCTATAATGCTGGCACTGATATTTTGGATGGGGATCCACTTGGCAGGTTGAAG ATCAGTCCTGATGGCATTGCTAGTAGGGACGAAAAGGTTTTCAGGTTTGCTAGAGAGAGAAACATCCCCCTCATCATGCTCACATCAG GCGGTTACATGAAATCCAGTGCCAGAGTTATTGCTGATTCAATCATAAATCTCTCTGAGAAATCCCTTATAGACATGAAAAGTTTACCAGCTGGAAAAGCATAG
- the LOC104120999 gene encoding histone deacetylase 2 isoform X3, with product MCLLLRHPFDASKWGRICRFLSKNGIVDQKHIVEPVEATKDDLLVVHSESYLKSLNSSLNVSKIVEVPPAAMLPNCLVQQKVLRPFRKQVGGTIVAAKLAKERGWAINVGGGFHHCSSERGGGFCVYADISLCIHFAFVHLNISRVMIIDLDAHQGNGHEMDFSEDRRVFILDMYNPGIYPLDFEARRYIDLGIEVQSGTATDEYLTKLDHALEVAEKKFDPDFVVYNAGTDILDGDPLGRLKISPDGIASRDEKVFRFARERNIPLIMLTSGGYMKSSARVIADSIINLSEKSLIDMKSLPAGKA from the exons ATGTGCCTCCTTCTAAG GCATCCATTTGACGCTTCAAAATGGGGTCGAATCTGCCGGTTTCTCTCTAAGAACGGTATCGTGGATCAAAAGCATATAGTTGAGCCTGTGGAGGCAACAAAAGATGATCTGCTAGTG GTGCATTCAGAATCATACTTGAAAAGTTTGAATAGCAGCTTGAATGTCTCCAAGATTGTTGAG GTCCCTCCTGCTGCAATGCTTCCCAATTGCCTTGTGCAGCAGAAAGTGCTTCGCCCTTTCCGCAAGCAG GTGGGAGGAACAATCGTGGCTGCAAAGCTTGCAAAAGAACGAGGATGGGCTATTAATGTTGGTGGTGGATTTCATCATTGTTCATCAGAGAGGGGAGGCGGTTTTTGTGTTTATGCTGATATATCTCTTTGTATACATTTTGCATTTGTGCATTTAAATATCTCAAG AGTCATGATAATCGACCTTGATGCACACCAAGGAAATGGCCATGAAATGGACTTCTCCGAGGACA GAAGAGTCTTTATCCTTGATATGTACAATCCTGGAATTTATCCACTT GATTTTGAAGCCAGGCGGTACATTGATCTAGGAATCGAAGTTCAG AGTGGGACTGCAACAGATGAATACTTGACTAAGCTAGATCATGCACTTGAG GTTGCAGAGAAGAAATTTGATCCCGATTTTGTTGTCTATAATGCTGGCACTGATATTTTGGATGGGGATCCACTTGGCAGGTTGAAG ATCAGTCCTGATGGCATTGCTAGTAGGGACGAAAAGGTTTTCAGGTTTGCTAGAGAGAGAAACATCCCCCTCATCATGCTCACATCAG GCGGTTACATGAAATCCAGTGCCAGAGTTATTGCTGATTCAATCATAAATCTCTCTGAGAAATCCCTTATAGACATGAAAAGTTTACCAGCTGGAAAAGCATAG